The window GCTACTACCTATCTCCCGAAAAGTTACAAATTCTGATACAGCGCGACGAGGACGGGCGTAAGACTGTACGTTCGCAGGGTACGTCGAGACTAGAAAGATGCGGAGCATCGTGAGATCAGGAGGAAAACAAATCTCTTTTCGGTGGAGTCACAGTAAAATAGACTACTGCATACGAAACCGAAAAGGGATGTTTCTGAATGATCCCGCCCGCAGGAGGCTGAAGTGACGCAGGTGGGCCCTTTTCAACGCCCCTTTAGCTGGCAAATACGAGCAATTCCACAATATCCAACTCTCGCCTCCGGCTCAGGTCAATAAATGCCCCGTCCTGTGTTTTGACAAGCGGCCGGGTGGCTTCCGGCGGCATAAAGACAATTTCCGCTTCGCGGCCGTCGGTTAGTTTCACTTGATTTCCTATAAAAAAATTGCGCATTTGATCCAAAAACACGGTACAAATATGTGTGTCCACCTTATTGAACCGTTCCTGCATCAACAGGTCCATGGCTTCAAAAGGAGTCATTCTCCGGCGATACACCCGGTCTGATGTCAAAGCGTCATAGAGATCAGCCACTGCAATGATGCGGCCAAACAGACCGATTTTTTCACCGCCGGTCCCCAGTGGATAGCCTGTGCCGTCCATTCTTTCATGATGCTGCCAAACCGCTTGTTTCACCGCCGTTGAAACTTCTTCCGAGTCTTTTATCATTGCATAGCCGTACTCAGAATGTCTCTGCATTTCTCTAAATTCCTGCTCTGTCAGTTTGCCCGGTTTATTTAAAATCTCAAGAGGTATCTGAGATTTGCCAATATCGTGCAAAAGACCTGCCTGAATGAGCTCATTTTGCTGTCCTTCCGGCAATTTCAGCCATTTGCCGATAAGTCCGGCCACAGCCGCCACATTGACACTATGGTGAAACGTATAATCATCAACCCGCTGCATATTGAACAGTAAATTGACAATTCCGGTATTCCGTATCAGAGGAAAGAGATTGGTCCTCGCCAAATCTTTCAGTTCCTGGACCGGCACCTGCTTAAAATAGCGCATCAGGGAAAAAGACCGGTTCATGATCGTTATTGTCTCATCATAAATCTGGGTAAAGTCATCTGCCGTCTGGATTTCTTTCGGCGGCTTGATGCCCGTTCGGATTTGCTCTCCCACTGGTATTGGTTCCAGTATTTCAATACAATCAATCTGCCACATGGTCAAAGCTTCCAAAATACCCTGGGTGAGGGTCACACCTTCCGCCAGTACACTTTCCCCATCGGGAGAGGTTACCGCCCTGCCAATCTGCATACCCGCTCTCACCTGACAGATAGGATAAGTTTTAATCCGATGGGTCTGCAAATAGGGATATTGCTCCCGGCGCACACTTGCCACCTCTTTTCTCGTATCCTAATGATTCGCCGATGAACACCTTTTGATATTATATTATACCAAATATCGTCATAACCCTCCTTATTTCTCCATGAAAGTATACATTTAACAGAACAGTCGTTCACATCGTTCAAGATAATTCATAAAAACACTTCCTTCCGGGCAATCCTAAATCAATAAATAGTTCCATAGAACTGATTTTACTTAACTGAGAATTGAGGCTGAACGATCAATGTGGACTCTCAGCATCTTTCGTATCATAATGGTAACGGGATTTTTCCTGTCGGCCTTGAAATGGGGCGATTGGAGGCACTGGGAAAAGTACTACCCTTCCATGCTGTTTGTTATGGTTGTGAATTTAACGTTTGGCTATGTGGCCTATAATCATCCCCTTTGGATTTTTAACCAGGATGCCATTGTAAAAAACGAGACCATTGTAGAATTTGTCAATACCTATCTGGCCTTGTCGCTCACAACTTTAATCTATCTGTCCCAGTTCCCCCGGAACGGCCTTCTTCCGAAATTCTTCTATATATTGTGGTGGGTCTTTATCTATGGCTCCCTGGAATTCATCGACTCCAAAATCACGGGAGGCATATCCTATGGCAACGGATGGTCCTGGATCCACTCCGTGCTATTCGACTGCGTCATGTTCCCCACCATCCGCATCCACTATCTCAGTCCGTTTTGGGGATGGGTGATTTCTATTATCTCGGCGATTTTTATTTTAATTGTGTATGATTTCCGGCTAGCGGACATGAAATAAAAATAAGCAATAAAAAAAAACAGCCAGCGAGCTGTTTTTTTATTGCTTTATATGTAAGTAAGCCTGCCGCTTCATTAAAATTTATAAGTCAATCCCATCCCCACCCCGTCCAATTCCAGGGAGGTATTCATGCTATCGTCGTTATAAGCTTTAATGTTCAAATTGATAAAGGTCGTTTTGCTCAGGTGGTAATTGGCGCCTAAACGGACTTCCGTAAAGGAACTGCTGGCAGTAAAAGCCATATATCCGTCCACGTCGCTGCCCAACCGGTCATTAACGGCAACACCGACGTAAACCTTGCTGCCGCTGTTAGTCTCACTGGAAGACACGCTGCTTAAGTTATAATCCAGACTGCTGCCGTCATAAAAGCGGTTGCCCAGGATCAGACGGACATTACCGCCCACTTTGGACTGCAGATACACATCGGTATATGTATTATCATGCTGGAGAGTCTCTGCGCCACTGCGCCAGTTCACTCTTCCGTCATTTTTTTCTAAACCCACGATCAGATTTCGACCTACTTTACTTTCCAGATAAAAGCCATGCGTATCCATTGTGCCAAAATCCCGTGAATCAATCTTAAAGGAGGGGTTCTGGTACATGTAGCCAATGGCGCTTTCTCCCTGGTTGAGTTCAGTGATCGGTGCAGCGCTGACAGGTACCGCAATCAGCGTAGTGCTGACGATTCCAATGAGTGCCGCCTTTTGCATAGCGATTCCCCCTGCCGAATAAGGAAACCTTTTAATCGGGCAATTACAAAAGTGAGAGGTGATAATAGCAACAAAATATCATTTCTTACCTACAGTATACCACAACTTTAGATTTTTCCAATAGCATTACAGTCCTATATTTGTCAAATGACAAATAGGCTATAACCTCGAATCCGGGACCGTTCAAAAAGGCCCAGATGTTAGGTAAGAGCAATGCCTGCA is drawn from Acetonema longum DSM 6540 and contains these coding sequences:
- a CDS encoding HD-GYP domain-containing protein — protein: MASVRREQYPYLQTHRIKTYPICQVRAGMQIGRAVTSPDGESVLAEGVTLTQGILEALTMWQIDCIEILEPIPVGEQIRTGIKPPKEIQTADDFTQIYDETITIMNRSFSLMRYFKQVPVQELKDLARTNLFPLIRNTGIVNLLFNMQRVDDYTFHHSVNVAAVAGLIGKWLKLPEGQQNELIQAGLLHDIGKSQIPLEILNKPGKLTEQEFREMQRHSEYGYAMIKDSEEVSTAVKQAVWQHHERMDGTGYPLGTGGEKIGLFGRIIAVADLYDALTSDRVYRRRMTPFEAMDLLMQERFNKVDTHICTVFLDQMRNFFIGNQVKLTDGREAEIVFMPPEATRPLVKTQDGAFIDLSRRRELDIVELLVFAS
- a CDS encoding CBO0543 family protein translates to MWTLSIFRIIMVTGFFLSALKWGDWRHWEKYYPSMLFVMVVNLTFGYVAYNHPLWIFNQDAIVKNETIVEFVNTYLALSLTTLIYLSQFPRNGLLPKFFYILWWVFIYGSLEFIDSKITGGISYGNGWSWIHSVLFDCVMFPTIRIHYLSPFWGWVISIISAIFILIVYDFRLADMK